A window of Mycolicibacterium holsaticum DSM 44478 = JCM 12374 genomic DNA:
GAGTCCGGCGACTTCGACCCCGGGGTCTACATCGAAGATGCGCTCACCGAAGACGAGTTCGCCCGGGGCTATGTGCTGCCCTGCGTGATGAAGCCGAAGTCGGATCTGGTGGTTCAGATCGCCAGCACGTCGGAGGTGGCCAAGACCCAGGCCGCGACGTACGTCGGTGAGATCACCGAGCTCACTCGGCTCTCCCCGACCACCGTCTCGTTCAGCGTGAAGATCCCCAACCGCGACGAACTCGTCTTCCTCCCAGGGCAGTACGTCAACATCGCGGTTCCCGGTACCGACGAGACGCGGTCGTATTCGTTCAGCAGCGCCCCAGATGACAAGGAGTTGAGCTTCCTGGTGAAGCTGACGCCGAACGGCGTGATGTCGACATACCTCGATCAGCGCGCCAAGGTCGGCGATCAGCTCACCTTCACCGGCCCCAACGGAAGCTTCTTCCTTCGCGAGGGCGACGGGCCCGCACTGCTGCTCGCCGGCGGCACCGGGCTGGCGCCGATCCTGTCGATACTGCGCAAGTTGCGTTCCCACAGCGGCAGGCGATTGCACCTCATCTACGGCGTCAACACCGACGACGACGCGGTCGAATTACAGACCCTCGACCATCTGGCGGGGGAATTGAGCAATTTCACCTGGGACTACTGCGTCGCCGACAAGAACAGCGCCGCGACACACAAGGGCTATGTCACCGCCCTGATGACCCCGGAGCACCTGCACGAGGGCGACGCCTCGATCTATCTGTGCGGTCCGCCGCCGATGGTCGACGCCGTCCGCGAACACGTCGACGCCGGCGGCGTTCAACCGGTCGGCTTCTACTACGAGCGGTTTGCGCTGTCGGGTACCGGCGCGGGTGCGCGGACCGAACCGCCACGCCCCGAGGTCGAGGTGATCGCGGAGGAGGTGTCGACAGCACCCGTTGCCGAACCGCTGCCCCCCGAACGTCCGGCGCCGCCGGTGGAGGTCGCGGCGGTCCTCGCCGGCCCGGAAGGCCGTGCGGTGATCGGCCAGACCATATGGCCGTCAAGAGATCTGGCACCGCTCGGTCGTTCAGGCACCGCTGCGTCCCCCGCCGACGAGGCGACAACGGCTCGCGCGATAATCGGCCAGCCGATCGCACGGGCGGGCAGTGACGGCCCGGTGGATGCGCTCGACGTCGGCGGCCGGCTCATCGAGGCCGGCGAAGGCAGATCCATTATGGGCCAACAAGTTCTGACCCGAGCTGAGATGGAGCCGTTGGTCAAGCCGCAGTATGTCATCGGCGAGGAACATCCGTCGGTGCTCACCTCCGACGCCATCTTCGATGCCCGCGAGGCACTCGAGTTGGGTGCGCTCGAGTTGACGATCGGCAGATTGACCTCCCAGCAGTTGACCGGGTATCGGCTGGTGGCCGAGGCGACGATGCCGTACGTCCAAGGTGAGCACTTCACCGACGCCGCGGCCTACACCGAGACCAACGCGGTCTTCCACGACTACCTGTTCCAGATGACGGGCAACGAGCACCTGCTGCAGGCCTACAACAACCTCGGCGTCAAGGGCAGGATGCACGACGTGTTGCGGCACGCCACCTGGTGTCACCCGCTGTGCGCGCAGGACCACCTCGACATCGTCGCGGCCTTCGAAACCGGGGACCGGGACGCCGCGCGGGCGCTGATCATTGCTCACGCGGATCGGTCGAAGCAGACGATGCGACGCGCTCTGCAGGAAAGCCGCGCACGCGTACTGCCTGCGTGGTTCAGCCCCGGCCGGTTCGAAGGCAAGACCGTGTTGGTCACCGGCTCCGCTCAGGGCATCGGGCAGACGGTGGCCCGGCGTATCGCCGCCGAAGGCGGAGAAGTCGCCCTCGTCGACCGGTCGGACCTCGTATACCAAGAGGCCGAAGCGATCGCGGGGTCGGGATGCCACGCCGTCGGGATCACCGCCGACCTCGAGAGGTGGGAGGGTGCCGAGGCGGCTGTCGAACACGCGGTCAAGGAGCTGGGCCGCATCGATGTGCTGATCAACAACGTCGGTGGTGCGATCAACTTCAAACCGTTCACCGAGTTCACCGACGCCGAGATCCGCGCCGAGATCACCCGCTCCCTGCTGACCACGCTGTACGCCTGCCGGGCCGCGCTGCCGGCGATGGTCGCCCAAGGCCACGGCGTGATCGTCAACGTCTCGTCGGCGGCGACCCGTGGTATCCACCGCATTCCGTACTCGGCGGCCAAGGGGGGAATCAACGCCCTCACCGCATCGCTGGCGATGGAGTACGCCGATTCCGGTATCCGGGTGGTCGGCACCGCGCCGGGCGGCACGGAGGCCCCGCCGCGCCGGATATCGCGCGGTACACCGGAGCAGCGCAACGCCACCGAACAGGGCTGGTACCAAGGGCACATCGATCAGACGATCGACTCGTCGCTTCTCAAGCGGTACGGCACCCTGGACGAGCAGGCGGCCGCGATCTGTTTCCTGGCCTCCGACGAGGCGTCCTACGTCACCGGAACCGTGCTTCCCGTGGCCGGTGGCGACCAGGGGTAACCCACCGGCGCCGCCGGGGAAGCGCAACCTCGCGAACGCGATCGCCTACGCCGGCGTGCCCATCGGCAGCCTGTGCTGGCCGCCATCGCCGCGATCGGGCTCTTGTTGACCCTGCTGGTGCCCAAGAGCGGTAAGCGGGAGGTGACCACCATCAAGATCGAGCCGGCGCAACCGCAGGAACCGGTCGAGACCGGGGCCGGCCGATGACCGCGAGTACCGTTGGGACAGGAGCTGATTGATGCTTTACGACACGATCGTCTGCGTGGTCGACTCGGCGGGCAACGAACTGACCCAGGGCCGGGTCAGCGAGTTCGGCCGGCTCACCGGCACCACGCTGCACGTGATCTACCTTGCGCCTGAGTTCTTGACGCCCGGCGAGGTGATGGCCACTCGCACGGTGCCCGTCGCGGGCACCGACGTCGCATCGATCCCGAACACGTGCGTCAGCTCCAGGAATACCTCGGCCGTGCCCTCGCCAACGGGATCGCGGTCCTCATCGCACGTTCGACCGCCTGAAACCAACGCGAGGAGGGATACCCATGTTCAAGACCGCTGCCCATCTGCCCGGCGATCTGAACCGCCTCGGCCGCGAAACCGACATGTTGTTGGCCACCGTCGACAGTTTCGCCGACGAGGAGTTCGCCGTGCCGTCCAAGCGCGACGGCTGGACACGCGCCCATGTGGTCGCGCACCTCGCCGCAGGCGCCGACGCCATGAGCAACTTGATCGCTTGGAGCACAACCGGAGTCGAGACGCCGGCCTATGCGTCACGCGCCGCGCGCGACGCGGGCATCGACGCCCTGGCCGCAAAGCCGCCGGCCGAGTTGAAGGCCGCCCTGCACACCGCGGCAAAGAATTTCGCCCAACGAGCCGCAGCCCTGGCGCACGACGTCAAGGTCCAGACGGTCACGACAAGTGACGGCACCGCGATCACCCCGTACGCGCTGCCGACCTGGCGCATCGCGGAGGTCGTCGTCCACCACGACGACCTCGACACCGTGTGGGGACTCGAAGAGGCCGATATCGATGCGCTGGAGGACAGCCTGGAGGTCGTCGTCGAGCGGGCGTCGACGATGGCGGATTTTCCCGGCCTGACGATCGAGACCGACGAGCGTGACAGCTATGTGATCGGTGACGGCGCCACGACGGTGAAAGGTGGCCGCGACGCGGTGATCGGTTGGCTGGCCAGCGGGTCGACCGACGGCCTGCGCCACCAGCACGAACTGCCCGAATTGCCACCCCGGCCGCTGTGCTGAGCGCCCCGGCAAACCGCCTGCTCAGCACGGGTTGTGACCGCGTTCACAACTCACTGGGTGGAAAGAACTGCCCCCAGCGCGCGGTTACCATGACGATCGATCGGGGCACCGGCGCAGCTGCCGGA
This region includes:
- the benC gene encoding benzoate 1,2-dioxygenase electron transfer component BenC, producing the protein MTQYQVALGFEDGVTRFITCQDDQTVADASYRARINIPLDCRDGACGTCKAFCESGDFDPGVYIEDALTEDEFARGYVLPCVMKPKSDLVVQIASTSEVAKTQAATYVGEITELTRLSPTTVSFSVKIPNRDELVFLPGQYVNIAVPGTDETRSYSFSSAPDDKELSFLVKLTPNGVMSTYLDQRAKVGDQLTFTGPNGSFFLREGDGPALLLAGGTGLAPILSILRKLRSHSGRRLHLIYGVNTDDDAVELQTLDHLAGELSNFTWDYCVADKNSAATHKGYVTALMTPEHLHEGDASIYLCGPPPMVDAVREHVDAGGVQPVGFYYERFALSGTGAGARTEPPRPEVEVIAEEVSTAPVAEPLPPERPAPPVEVAAVLAGPEGRAVIGQTIWPSRDLAPLGRSGTAASPADEATTARAIIGQPIARAGSDGPVDALDVGGRLIEAGEGRSIMGQQVLTRAEMEPLVKPQYVIGEEHPSVLTSDAIFDAREALELGALELTIGRLTSQQLTGYRLVAEATMPYVQGEHFTDAAAYTETNAVFHDYLFQMTGNEHLLQAYNNLGVKGRMHDVLRHATWCHPLCAQDHLDIVAAFETGDRDAARALIIAHADRSKQTMRRALQESRARVLPAWFSPGRFEGKTVLVTGSAQGIGQTVARRIAAEGGEVALVDRSDLVYQEAEAIAGSGCHAVGITADLERWEGAEAAVEHAVKELGRIDVLINNVGGAINFKPFTEFTDAEIRAEITRSLLTTLYACRAALPAMVAQGHGVIVNVSSAATRGIHRIPYSAAKGGINALTASLAMEYADSGIRVVGTAPGGTEAPPRRISRGTPEQRNATEQGWYQGHIDQTIDSSLLKRYGTLDEQAAAICFLASDEASYVTGTVLPVAGGDQG
- a CDS encoding maleylpyruvate isomerase family mycothiol-dependent enzyme, with product MFKTAAHLPGDLNRLGRETDMLLATVDSFADEEFAVPSKRDGWTRAHVVAHLAAGADAMSNLIAWSTTGVETPAYASRAARDAGIDALAAKPPAELKAALHTAAKNFAQRAAALAHDVKVQTVTTSDGTAITPYALPTWRIAEVVVHHDDLDTVWGLEEADIDALEDSLEVVVERASTMADFPGLTIETDERDSYVIGDGATTVKGGRDAVIGWLASGSTDGLRHQHELPELPPRPLC